One Stenotrophomonas sp. SAU14A_NAIMI4_5 DNA segment encodes these proteins:
- the infA gene encoding translation initiation factor IF-1: MSKDDSIEFEGTVSETLPNTTFRVRLENGHEIIAHISGRMRKNYIRILTGDRVKVEMTPYDLTKGRITYRMK; the protein is encoded by the coding sequence ATGTCGAAAGACGATTCCATCGAGTTCGAGGGCACCGTCAGCGAGACGCTGCCGAACACCACTTTCCGCGTTCGTCTGGAAAATGGGCACGAAATCATCGCCCACATCTCCGGCCGCATGCGCAAGAACTACATCCGCATCCTCACCGGTGACCGGGTCAAGGTTGAAATGACCCCGTACGACCTGACCAAGGGTCGTATCACCTACCGCATGAAGTAA
- the aat gene encoding leucyl/phenylalanyl-tRNA--protein transferase, whose product MTRPLPWRLADAPDSPFPPAETALRKPDGLLAVGGDLHPLRLLNAYAGGIFPWFSEGEPILWWSPDPRMVFRTDGVHLSSRFRRQLRASTWEVTADTAFNRVMRACAAAPRPGQDGTWISPEMVDAYSHLHDLGFAHSFEVWDQQTLVGGIYGVAIGRMFFGESMFSGASGGSKIALAALAATLHRWGWPLVDAQVENPHLLRMGAVHLPREEFLQHVRQAVREEGREGPWTQAVGRLPARDLAGN is encoded by the coding sequence ATGACCCGCCCGCTGCCCTGGCGCCTGGCCGATGCGCCGGATTCGCCCTTCCCGCCAGCCGAAACCGCGCTGCGCAAACCCGACGGGCTGCTGGCGGTGGGGGGCGACCTGCATCCGTTGCGGCTGCTCAACGCCTATGCCGGCGGCATCTTTCCGTGGTTCAGCGAGGGCGAGCCGATCCTGTGGTGGTCGCCCGATCCGCGCATGGTCTTCCGCACCGATGGCGTGCACCTGTCCAGCCGCTTCCGCCGCCAGTTGCGCGCCAGCACCTGGGAAGTGACCGCCGATACCGCTTTCAATCGGGTGATGCGGGCCTGCGCCGCCGCACCTCGCCCGGGCCAGGACGGCACCTGGATCAGTCCGGAGATGGTGGACGCGTACAGCCACCTGCACGATCTCGGCTTCGCCCACTCGTTCGAGGTCTGGGACCAGCAGACCTTGGTCGGCGGCATCTACGGGGTGGCCATCGGCCGGATGTTCTTCGGCGAAAGCATGTTCAGCGGCGCCAGCGGCGGTTCCAAGATCGCCCTGGCGGCGCTGGCCGCGACCCTGCACCGCTGGGGCTGGCCGCTGGTCGATGCCCAGGTGGAGAACCCGCACCTGCTGCGGATGGGGGCGGTTCACCTGCCGCGCGAGGAATTCCTGCAGCATGTCCGCCAGGCGGTGCGCGAAGAGGGCCGTGAAGGCCCCTGGACCCAGGCCGTCGGACGCCTGCCTGCCCGGGATCTTGCGGGCAATTAA
- a CDS encoding GNAT family N-acetyltransferase yields MPSARFLDSLQVIPATDWDALHDGRNPFVSHAFLSGLEAHGCLRDDWGWQPQHFTLWDGDTLVGAIPGYLKTNSHGEFVFDHAWANAYARHGRDYYPKWLGAVPYSPVTGPRLLTRHDSDRPALLSALREQLPGLDVSSAHINFHTSDDDQAFSDDWLLREDVQFQWQNPGDWTTFEQFLGAMDHKRRKNIRQERAKVVRQGISFRVVHGDEASRADLQAMYRFYLQTFLEYGNAPALTEAFLRHLAISLGRGLVLFLAEYEGEPIAGALCLRGGDTLYGRYWGGATLPGLHFEACYYQGIEYCLREGLARFEPGAQGEHKLARGFLPTLVRSRHWVADADFAEALLEWCRQERRDVRRYRQELMGHSPFRADG; encoded by the coding sequence ATGCCTTCCGCCCGCTTCCTCGACTCCCTGCAGGTCATTCCCGCCACCGACTGGGATGCGCTGCACGACGGCCGCAACCCTTTCGTCAGCCACGCCTTCCTGTCCGGACTGGAAGCCCACGGCTGCCTGCGCGACGACTGGGGCTGGCAGCCGCAGCACTTCACCCTGTGGGACGGCGACACCCTGGTCGGCGCCATCCCCGGCTACCTGAAGACCAACTCCCATGGCGAGTTCGTGTTCGACCATGCCTGGGCCAATGCCTACGCGCGGCATGGTCGCGACTACTACCCGAAGTGGCTGGGCGCAGTGCCGTATTCGCCGGTGACCGGACCTCGCCTGCTCACCCGTCACGATTCAGATCGACCCGCCCTGCTTTCAGCGCTCCGGGAGCAGCTACCAGGGCTCGATGTGTCGTCGGCGCACATCAATTTCCACACCTCCGACGACGATCAGGCCTTCAGCGATGATTGGCTGTTGCGCGAGGACGTGCAGTTCCAATGGCAGAACCCGGGCGACTGGACCACGTTCGAGCAGTTCCTCGGCGCGATGGATCACAAGCGCCGCAAGAACATCCGCCAGGAGCGGGCAAAGGTCGTCCGCCAGGGCATCAGCTTCCGGGTGGTGCATGGCGATGAGGCCAGCCGCGCCGACCTGCAGGCGATGTACCGCTTCTACCTGCAGACCTTCCTCGAGTACGGCAACGCACCGGCGCTGACCGAGGCGTTCCTGCGCCACCTTGCGATTTCGCTGGGGCGCGGGCTGGTGCTGTTCCTGGCCGAGTACGAGGGCGAACCCATTGCCGGTGCGCTGTGCCTGCGCGGTGGCGACACGCTGTACGGCCGCTACTGGGGCGGCGCCACCCTGCCTGGCCTGCACTTCGAGGCCTGCTACTACCAGGGCATCGAGTACTGCCTGCGCGAGGGACTGGCGCGTTTCGAGCCGGGCGCACAAGGCGAACACAAACTGGCGCGGGGATTCCTGCCTACGCTGGTGCGCAGCCGGCATTGGGTGGCCGACGCGGATTTTGCCGAGGCACTGCTGGAGTGGTGCCGGCAGGAACGGCGCGACGTGCGTCGGTACCGGCAGGAATTGATGGGGCACAGCCCGTTTCGCGCGGACGGATGA